A single Paraburkholderia sp. FT54 DNA region contains:
- a CDS encoding DUF3300 domain-containing protein, which translates to MKCSRAYQRGSRILLAAFTVLAGSPLFLEVAAPAAHAQTPAQTPAKISNQQLDSLTAPIALYPDALLAQVLMASTFPQDVPAAAAWSKANPKLEGDDAVKAVASEPWDPSVQSLVAFPQVLATMASKPDWVTQLGNAFLAQPNDVMDSVQRLRKQAQQAGNLKTNPQQKVVVEQSTIQIVPVNPQVVYVPTYNPTVVYGTWPYPAYPPVYVPPPPGYAVASGLAAGLAFGVGVAITSSLWSNVNWNNHSVNINVNQYNNINVNRRLDVNSSTTNWNRNSTFNRNTAANVGSAQRDAYRGRDMSASRAQAQQTLQNRTGQNLGGTASQRVQGIHEGGNSAGNIRNGAQNVNRDNALRGAGNGGDAQRDMQRGQASRQSLAENRGGGGQPRNGNLGAGGAGQRAGGGLGAGGGGQQRGGGFGAGGGQPRGGGLGAGGGGQRHFGRH; encoded by the coding sequence GTGAAATGCTCCAGGGCATACCAGAGAGGATCGCGAATTCTTCTAGCCGCATTCACGGTGCTAGCCGGCTCGCCGCTTTTCCTCGAGGTCGCGGCGCCTGCCGCTCATGCACAAACCCCGGCACAAACTCCGGCGAAGATCTCGAATCAGCAACTGGATTCGCTGACCGCGCCGATCGCGCTCTATCCCGACGCCCTCCTCGCGCAGGTGCTGATGGCCTCCACCTTCCCGCAGGATGTGCCGGCGGCGGCGGCATGGTCGAAAGCCAATCCGAAGCTCGAGGGCGACGACGCCGTGAAAGCGGTCGCGTCGGAGCCGTGGGATCCGAGCGTGCAATCGCTGGTGGCGTTTCCCCAGGTGCTCGCCACCATGGCGTCGAAACCCGACTGGGTCACGCAGCTCGGCAACGCCTTCCTCGCCCAGCCGAACGACGTGATGGACTCCGTGCAGCGCTTGCGCAAACAGGCGCAGCAGGCCGGCAACCTGAAGACCAACCCACAGCAGAAAGTGGTCGTCGAGCAGAGCACGATCCAGATCGTGCCGGTCAACCCGCAGGTCGTCTACGTGCCGACGTACAACCCCACGGTCGTCTACGGGACATGGCCCTATCCGGCCTATCCGCCTGTGTACGTGCCGCCCCCGCCGGGCTATGCCGTGGCCAGCGGACTCGCGGCGGGTCTCGCGTTCGGCGTCGGTGTCGCGATCACCAGCTCGCTGTGGAGCAACGTCAACTGGAACAATCACAGCGTCAACATCAACGTCAATCAGTACAACAACATCAATGTGAACCGGCGGCTCGACGTGAATAGCAGCACGACGAACTGGAACCGCAATTCGACCTTCAACCGCAACACCGCGGCCAACGTGGGCAGTGCGCAGCGCGACGCGTATCGCGGGCGCGATATGTCGGCCTCGCGTGCGCAGGCGCAGCAGACCTTGCAGAACCGCACCGGCCAGAACCTGGGCGGAACAGCCAGTCAGCGCGTGCAGGGCATCCACGAGGGCGGCAACTCCGCCGGCAACATCCGCAACGGCGCACAGAATGTGAACCGCGACAACGCGTTGCGTGGCGCGGGCAACGGCGGCGACGCGCAGCGCGATATGCAGCGCGGCCAGGCAAGTCGGCAGTCGCTGGCGGAGAATCGCGGCGGTGGCGGTCAGCCACGTAACGGCAATCTCGGAGCGGGAGGCGCTGGCCAGCGCGCCGGCGGCGGACTGGGCGCGGGCGGCGGTGGACAACAACGCGGCGGCGGTTTCGGTGCGGGCGGCGGTCAGCCGCGCGGCGGCGGTCTGGGTGCGGGTGGCGGCGGTCAGCGCCACTTCGGCAGGCATTGA
- a CDS encoding DUF2950 domain-containing protein: protein MIRIRTFHTPGGRLADALARACACARALKPRRAATALGFAALLFGASAVHAQAVYPTPELATKAFVDALASNDHAAMQRVLGKDFTRFIPTKDVGEDDIYDFLGAWSAGHQIVDDPAPLDGRASKHLSVGTSGWTLPIPLVQTPNGWRFDPAAGRDEIATRRIGRNERAAMLTSLAYLDAQRDYQGLTQHYAQRILSTPGQHDGLYWPSAPGEAESPLGPLAATMSHTGAISKEGYHGYHFRILSAQGPHAKGGSRNYVENGTMTKGYGLVAWPAEYGKTGVMSFMVNQDGQIYQKNLGPQSARAAAALKSFDPDSSWEAVQP, encoded by the coding sequence ATGATTCGCATCCGCACGTTTCACACCCCCGGTGGACGTCTTGCCGACGCCCTTGCGCGCGCCTGCGCCTGCGCCCGCGCCCTCAAACCGCGCCGCGCCGCTACTGCGCTCGGCTTCGCCGCTCTGCTGTTTGGCGCGTCCGCGGTGCATGCACAGGCCGTGTACCCGACACCCGAGCTCGCCACCAAGGCTTTCGTCGACGCGCTCGCCAGCAATGACCACGCCGCAATGCAGCGTGTGCTCGGCAAGGACTTCACCCGCTTCATACCGACCAAAGACGTAGGTGAGGACGACATCTACGACTTTCTCGGCGCGTGGTCGGCGGGGCACCAGATCGTCGACGATCCCGCGCCGCTCGACGGCCGGGCGAGCAAGCATCTGTCGGTTGGCACCAGCGGTTGGACCTTGCCGATTCCGCTCGTGCAGACGCCCAACGGCTGGCGCTTCGATCCCGCTGCCGGCCGCGACGAAATCGCGACGCGCCGCATCGGCCGCAACGAGCGCGCGGCGATGCTGACGTCGCTCGCTTATCTCGATGCGCAACGCGACTATCAAGGGTTGACCCAGCATTACGCGCAGCGCATTCTGAGCACGCCGGGCCAACACGACGGCTTGTACTGGCCGAGCGCGCCTGGCGAAGCAGAGAGTCCGCTCGGTCCGCTCGCCGCGACGATGTCGCATACCGGCGCCATCTCGAAAGAGGGTTATCACGGCTACCACTTCCGCATTCTCTCCGCGCAAGGACCGCATGCCAAAGGCGGCAGCCGGAACTACGTCGAGAACGGCACAATGACGAAGGGTTACGGCCTCGTCGCGTGGCCCGCCGAGTATGGCAAGACGGGCGTCATGAGCTTCATGGTCAATCAGGACGGGCAGATCTACCAGAAGAACCTCGGCCCGCAATCGGCGCGTGCCGCGGCCGCGCTCAAATCGTTCGATCCAGACTCGTCGTGGGAGGCCGTGCAGCCCTGA
- a CDS encoding fused MFS/spermidine synthase — translation MLLLFASGAASLIYQVLWIKQLALVVGVDVQAVTTGVSAFFAGLALGGWLLGRLADRLSRPLLFYATLEGGALLLAMAGTIALAHAAAPFAWLQERAGPLAWALPFALVGLPAVLMGGTLPVLMRALGPRATQLGRAGARLYAANTGGAIAGTLVCAFVLIPSLGVRGSAFAAAGLNAVAALIALLISRVTSARESVNPQPLKTTAADEATADHKPAPGARLAITLYALAGGIALGYEVVWSQLIVQFISTRSFAFAIVLATYLLGLMLGSALASRHVDGARDPWGVFALLIVAAGLVALLEVAALGGWLLQWQGLAREAAFAATGSLLAAMCASFAVAAGCIVFVPTLLLGAAFPFALRVSVDARHTGRDVGAVVALNTAGGIAGTLLAGFLLVPALGLIHALAALAVLAGAVGGIAVWRGQRVRRGARWSVPLLALAMLCAVLLTPSDRLATLLADARGGKLVSYEESAGGTVAVIEQGAGQKQFRRLYIQGVSNSGDAMTSLRYMRLQALLPLLVHRDTPRSALVIGLGTGITGGALLTWPGLDKRVVAELLPAVVRAAPQFKGNYGMSTDPRVDIRLRDGRRELLRSGERYDLITLEPPPPSAAGVVNLYSSDFYRLAASRLRTGGIVAQWLPLPTQNEDDTRSLIQSFIQVFPYAALWTTELHEMMLVGSMQPIELDVPRIASRMAQPQVAAALGEVGVASPAALLAMWITDRAGLAYYAADAPPVTDDRPRIEYAAWVRRDGFPDALAHLLALRGEPPLLHADETFRAALNSERATLKSFYDAGLDAYRGEREAWSRDIGDALRAQPDNPYFHWFVGDEPSR, via the coding sequence ATGCTGTTGCTGTTTGCATCGGGCGCGGCGTCGCTCATTTACCAGGTGCTGTGGATCAAGCAATTGGCGCTCGTCGTGGGCGTCGACGTGCAGGCGGTCACGACTGGCGTCAGCGCGTTTTTCGCGGGTCTCGCGCTGGGCGGCTGGCTGCTCGGCCGGCTCGCGGATCGTCTGTCGCGGCCTTTGCTGTTTTACGCGACGCTGGAAGGCGGCGCGCTGCTGCTGGCGATGGCCGGCACCATCGCGCTGGCGCACGCGGCCGCGCCGTTCGCGTGGCTGCAGGAGCGTGCCGGGCCACTGGCGTGGGCGTTGCCGTTCGCACTGGTCGGCCTGCCTGCCGTGCTGATGGGCGGCACATTGCCGGTGCTGATGCGCGCCCTGGGTCCGCGCGCGACGCAATTGGGCCGCGCCGGCGCGCGCCTGTACGCGGCCAATACGGGTGGCGCGATCGCGGGCACGCTCGTTTGCGCTTTCGTGCTGATCCCGTCGCTTGGCGTGCGGGGCAGCGCGTTCGCCGCTGCCGGGTTGAACGCGGTGGCCGCGTTGATCGCACTACTGATCAGCCGCGTCACGTCCGCACGAGAGTCTGTGAATCCCCAGCCACTCAAAACGACCGCCGCGGATGAAGCAACGGCGGATCACAAGCCCGCGCCCGGCGCGCGCCTCGCCATCACCCTCTATGCGCTCGCCGGCGGTATCGCGCTCGGTTACGAGGTGGTGTGGTCGCAACTGATCGTGCAGTTCATCAGCACGCGCAGTTTCGCCTTCGCGATCGTGCTCGCCACCTATCTGCTCGGACTCATGCTCGGCAGCGCGCTCGCCTCGCGTCATGTCGACGGCGCGCGCGATCCGTGGGGCGTGTTCGCGCTGCTGATCGTGGCAGCCGGACTCGTTGCGTTGCTGGAAGTCGCCGCGTTGGGCGGCTGGCTGCTTCAATGGCAAGGCCTTGCACGCGAGGCCGCGTTTGCCGCCACCGGCAGCCTGCTCGCCGCCATGTGCGCGAGCTTCGCGGTCGCGGCCGGGTGCATCGTCTTCGTGCCCACGCTGTTGCTGGGCGCGGCGTTTCCGTTCGCGCTTCGTGTGAGCGTGGATGCGCGGCATACCGGCCGCGATGTCGGCGCAGTGGTGGCGCTGAATACCGCGGGCGGCATCGCCGGCACCCTGCTCGCCGGCTTCCTGCTGGTGCCCGCGCTCGGGTTGATACACGCGCTCGCGGCGCTCGCCGTTCTTGCCGGCGCGGTGGGCGGCATCGCCGTGTGGCGCGGTCAGCGCGTGCGGCGTGGCGCTCGCTGGAGCGTCCCGCTGTTGGCTCTGGCAATGCTGTGCGCCGTGCTGCTGACACCGTCGGACCGCCTCGCCACCCTGCTCGCCGACGCACGCGGCGGCAAGCTGGTCTCCTACGAGGAGAGCGCGGGCGGCACCGTCGCAGTGATCGAACAGGGTGCGGGCCAGAAACAGTTCCGGCGTCTTTACATTCAAGGCGTCTCGAACTCCGGCGACGCGATGACGTCGTTGCGCTATATGCGCCTGCAAGCACTGCTGCCGCTGCTGGTCCATCGCGACACGCCGCGTAGCGCGCTCGTCATCGGACTCGGCACCGGCATCACGGGTGGCGCGCTGCTCACGTGGCCCGGCCTCGACAAACGCGTGGTCGCCGAACTGCTGCCGGCGGTCGTGCGCGCGGCGCCGCAATTCAAAGGCAACTATGGCATGAGCACGGACCCGCGCGTGGATATCCGCCTGCGCGACGGACGGCGCGAACTGTTACGCAGCGGCGAACGCTACGACCTGATCACGCTAGAGCCGCCGCCTCCGTCAGCGGCGGGCGTGGTCAACCTCTACTCGTCCGACTTCTACCGGCTGGCGGCCTCGCGTCTGCGAACGGGCGGCATCGTCGCGCAATGGCTGCCACTGCCGACCCAGAACGAAGACGACACGCGCTCGCTGATCCAGAGCTTCATCCAGGTATTTCCGTACGCCGCGCTGTGGACCACCGAGTTGCACGAGATGATGCTGGTCGGCTCGATGCAGCCAATCGAACTGGACGTGCCGCGTATCGCATCGCGCATGGCGCAACCACAGGTCGCGGCGGCCCTGGGCGAAGTCGGCGTGGCGTCGCCGGCGGCGCTGCTGGCGATGTGGATCACCGATCGTGCCGGCCTTGCCTACTACGCCGCGGATGCGCCGCCCGTCACCGACGACCGCCCGCGTATCGAATACGCGGCGTGGGTGCGGCGGGATGGTTTCCCCGATGCACTCGCGCATCTGCTCGCGCTGCGTGGCGAGCCGCCTCTGCTTCATGCCGACGAAACTTTCCGCGCAGCCTTGAATAGCGAGCGCGCTACGCTGAAAAGTTTTTATGACGCGGGCCTCGATGCATATCGCGGCGAGCGTGAGGCGTGGTCGCGCGACATTGGCGATGCCTTGCGGGCGCAACCGGATAATCCCTATTTCCACTGGTTCGTCGGCGATGAACCGTCGCGGTAG